The genomic region TCCACTGCTGATTTCATGGCATGATTCACAGTTATGTAAGCAAAAAAGCTTATATACATTTTCTTTTGTGGTTCAGATCTTAAAGGATGCCCCCTGATGATTAAGTTTAGTGCAACGCTACTGGCCACGCTGATCGCAGCCAGCGTGAACGCCGCGACCGTCGATCTTCGTATTATGGAAACCACTGATTTGCATAGCAATATGATGGATTTCGATTATTACAAAGATACCGCAACCGAAAAATTTGGCCTGGTGCGTACTGCAAGTCTGATCAACGCCGCGCGTGGTGAAGTGAAAAACAGCGTGTTGGTGGATAACGGCGATCTGATTCAGGGGAGCCCGCTGGGTGACTATATGGCGGCAAAAGGACTAAAGGATGGCGACATCCATCCCGTCTATAAGGCGCTGAATACGCTGGATTACGCCGTCGGTAACCTGGGTAATCACGAATTTAACTACGGACTGGAATATCTTCATAAGGCGCTGGCTGGCGCGAAATTCCCCTACGTTAATGCCAACATCATCGACGTTAAGACGCAAAAGCCGCTTTTTACGCCTTATCTGATTAAAGAGACGGACGTCGTTGATAAAGAAGGCAATAAGCAGACGCTAAAGATCGGCTATATCGGTTTTGTACCGCCGCAGATCATGACCTGGGATAAGGCCAACCTGAGCGGCAAAGTGACGGTGAATGACATCACTGAAACCGCACGCAAATATGTGCCGGAAATGCGCGAGAAAGGCGCCGATGTGGTGGTCGTGATTGCTCACTCCGGGTTGTCTGCCGATCCGTATCAGAGCATGGCGGAAAACTCAGTTTACTACCTCAGCGAAGTGCCTGGCGTTGACGCCATTATGTTTGGTCATGCTCATGCCGTTTTCCCCGGCAAGGATTTTGCCAGTATCAAAGGTGCGGATATCGCGAAAGGCACCCTGAACGGCGTACCGGCGGTGATGCCGGGCATGTGGGGCGATCATCTGGGCGTGGTCGATCTGGTACTCAACAATGACGGTGGAAAATGGCTGGTCACTCAGGCAAAAGCCGAGGCGCGCCCGATTTACGATGCCGTCGCGAAGAAATCCCTCGCCGCTGAAGACAGCAAGCTGGTGGATATCCTGAAGACCGACCACGACGCCACGCGCGAGTTTGTCAGCAAGCCGATCGGTAAATCCGCCGATAATATGTATAGCTATCTGGCCCTGGTACAGGACGACCCGACCATTCAGGTGGTGAACAATGCGCAGAAAGCGTATGTGGAACATTTTATTCAGGGCGATCCGGACCTGGCGAAACTACCGGTACTGTCTGCCGCTGCGCCGTTTAAGGTTGGCGGACGTAAGAACGATCCGGCAAGTTTTTCTGAAGTTGAAAAAGGTCAGCTCACCTTCCGTAATGCTGCCGATCTCTACCTCTACCCGAACACCCTGGTGGTGGTCAAAGCCAGTGGTAAAGAGGTGAAAGAGTGGCTCGAGTGCTCGGCCGGTCAATTTAACCAGATTGATGTGAACAGCAGCCAACCGCAGTCGCTGATCAACTGGGACGGTTTCCGCACCTATAATTTCGACGTGATCGACGGCGTGGAGTACCAGATTGATGTTTCACAACCTGCCCGCTATGACGGTGAATGTCAGACGGTGAACCCGAAAGCCGAGCGCATCAAGAACCTGACCTTTAAGGGTAAACCCATCGCTCCGAACGCCACGTTCCTCGTCGCCACCAATAACTATCGCGCCTATGGCGGCAAATTTGCCGGAACCGGCGACAGCCACATTGCTTTTGCCTCCCCTGATGAGAACCGCTCGGTACTGGCAGCATGGATTAGCGCAGAATCTAAACGGGCGGGAGAAATTCATCCGGCGGCGGATAACAACTGGCGACTGGCTCCGATTCACAGCGACAAGACGCTCGATATCCGTTTCGAAACGTCGCCCACGGAAAAAGCCGCCGCGTTTATTAAAGAGAAAGGGCAATATCCGCTGAAGCACGTCGCGAATGATGAGATTGGTTTCGCGATTTATCAGGTCGATTTGCGTAAATAACCTGAGTGCCGGATGGCGCTGCGCTTATGAGGCCTACGGTTTGCAGGCCAGATAAGGCGTTAGCCGCCATCAGGCACTTTCTCTTTGCGCCAGCACCTGTGGCAGGTTCAATTCAATCCAGTCTGCCAGCGCGGCCACTTTCTCGCTGACCTGCATGCCAAGCGGCGTCAGGCTGTACTCCACGTGTGGCGGGACCACCGGATACGACACGCGATTGATAAACCCATCCTGCTCCAGCGCCTGGAGCGATTGTGCCAGCATTTTTTCGCTCACGCCGCCCATCTTACGGCGTAAATCGCTGAATCGATGCGTACCTTCACGTAGCGCGACCAGAATCAAAACGCCCCAGCGACTAGTGACATGTTTAAGCACATCGCGAGATGGGCACTGTTCGGCAAATAAATTGCCGTCGCGTAGTTGTTGAGAAAGCGTCGGAGAGGACATTTCATACTTACCTTTTTGTGCGTACTTACTAAAAGTAAGTTTAAGTGGTAGCGTACTCAAACACAATAGATACGTTAAGGAGTCACCTCATGATTGCTATTACCGGCGCAACAGGCCAACTAGGCCAACACGTTATCGAAAGCCTGCTAAACACCGTTCCTGCGAGCCAAATTGTCGCGATAGTGCGCAACCCAGCGAAAGCCGCCGCATTGAGCCAACGGGGGATTTCCGTGCGCCAGGCTGACTACAACGATGAAACCACATTCACCGCTGCGTTGCAGGATGTCGAAAAATTACTGCTGATATCTTCAAGCGAGGTTGGACAGCGCGCGTCGCAGCATCGCAAGGTGATCAACGCGGCGAAGCGCGCTGGAGTGAAATTTATCGCCTACACCAGCCTGCTACATGCAGATCGTTCCCCGCTTGGCCTGCACGTCGAGCATGTTGAAACGGAAAAGATGCTCGCGGAATCTTCAATTCCTTATGCGCTGTTGCGTAACGGTTGGTATACCGAAAACTATCTGGCAAGTGCGCCTGCCGCTCTGGAACATGGCGTATTTATTGGAGCTGCCGGCGAGGGCCGGATTGCCTCCGCGACGCGTGCAGATTATGCCGCCGCCGCTGCACAAGTGATCGGTACCGAGGGTCATGCCGGGAAAGTGTACGAACTGGCCGGTGATGAGAGCTGGACACTGGGCCAACTGGCCGCTGAACTGAGTAAACAGAGCGGTAAAAATGTCGTCTACCAGAACTTAAGCGAAGCCGATTTTGCCGCGGCGCTAAAGGGGGTCGGGTTACCTGCGGGCCTTGCGGATATGCTGGCTGACTCTGATACCGGCGCCTCAAAGGGAGGACTCTTCGATGACAGCCACACGCTGAGCAAATTGATTGGTCGCCCGACGACAACGCTGGCCAACAGTGTCAAAGGCATACTGTAGTGTTAATAATTAGTTAACTGTTGTGGCGTCCTGGGGCATCCTCTCTGATAATGACAAGACGATGTCCTGGGAGAAATGACGTGCAAGGTGTACCCGAGCAGTTTAGCGATGAGAAAGACCGCGCCCGCTTCCGCCACCTGGCGCAGATCCCGGGCGTGGAGTTGTATCATGCGCATATCTCGCGCTACGCCTTTGAGCCGCACACTCATGAAGCCTTCGGCATTGGCGCGATAGAAGCCGGTGCTGAACGCTTTCGCTATCGGGGGACCCAGTACGTTGCCCCCGCGTACTCCGTCGTGACCATGAATCCGGATGAACTTCACACTGGCGAAGCCGAAACGGCCGACGGCTGGCGCTATCGGATGATCTATCTGGAGCCAGACCTGTTGGAAGAGGTGACCGGGATCCGCCACTGGTGGTTTCACGACGTCACCCGCCACGACCCCGGGCGTTCACAGAAGATCTGCTCGCATATCCATGGGCTCTGGCATACCGACGATCCGTTAGCGCAAAAAGGAATGCTGCTCGATCTCATCGACACGTTCCGGCCACTGGCCCGTCATGCGCCGGTCGCGCAGGAAGGCGGTCATCGCTTTACGCGCGTGCGGGAGTATCTGCATGACAACTATATGCACCCGGTGACTCTGGATGAACTGGCGCGCGTTGCGGCACTCAGCCCCTGGCATTTTCAGCGTCAGTTCAAAGCGCACTTCCACGTTACACCACACCAGATGCTGATGGCGATTCGCCTGTGGCGGGCAAAGTCATTTCTTACCCTCGGTATGCCCGCAGCAGACGTCGCCGCCGCCACTGGCCTGACCGATCAGTCTCACCTTACCCGCGCTTTTACGCATCGTTACGGGATTACTCCCGTGCGCTATCAAAAGCAGGTTTATTCTCGCTAATGCGCAAGCTCATACAATACGCTTCCGTTTTCCCTGCCTACACTTTCCACCACTCTCTCAATGCGGATGTAAAAAATGATTAGCGGCGTGATGTATGCCCTGCTGGCGGGGCTAATGTGGGGACTCATCTTCGTTGGACCGCTGATCGTACCGGACTATCCGGCAGTATTGCAGTCAATGGGGCGCTATCTGGCGTTGGGACTGATCGCCCTGCCGCTGGCCTGGCTCGGCCGTGTACGACTTCGACACCTCACGCGTAAAGACTGGCTGACCGCGCTGGCGCTGACGATGATGGGCAACCTGATTTACTACGTCTGCCTCGCCAGTGCTATTCAGCGCACCGGTGCGCCGGTATCAACGATGATTATCGGTACGTTGCCGGTGGTCATTCCGATATTCGCTAATCTGCTCTATAGCCATCGCGACGGCAGGCTATCCTGGCGGCGCTTAGCGCCTGCGCTGGTGCTGATGGGGCTTGGTCTACTGTGCGTAAACATTGCGGAGTGGAATCAGGGACTGTCCGATTTTAGCGGCTGGCGCTATGGTTCAGGTATTGCGCTGGCGCTGGTCTCGGTGGGATGCTGGGCCTGGTATGCGCTGCGTAATGCCCGTTGGCTGCGGGAGAATTCCGATAAACACCCGATGATGTGGGCGACGGCGCAGGCGCTGGTAACACTGCCCGTATCGCTTCTGGGATACCTTATCGCCTGCCTGTGGCTGCATAACCAAACGCCGGACTTCACGCTGCCCTTCGGCCCTCGCCCTGCGGTATTTATTGGGCTAATGCTGGCGATTGCGATCCTGTGCTCATGGGTTGGCGCGCTCTGCTGGAACGTCGCCAGCCAGCGATTGCCAACGGTGATCCTCGGTCCGTTAATCGTTTTTGAGACGCTCGCGGGCCTGCTGTATACCTTCATTTTACGTCAGGAACTCCCGCCTGCACTGACCGTCAGCGGCATCGTGCTACTGGTTGTCGGCGTTGTGGTGGCGGTCAGAGCAAAGCCAGAAAAGCCTAACCTGGTGCCCGTTTCACTTCCTGAGAACACCCCTGCTCCGAAAG from Citrobacter sp. RHB25-C09 harbors:
- a CDS encoding bifunctional 2',3'-cyclic-nucleotide 2'-phosphodiesterase/3'-nucleotidase — protein: MIKFSATLLATLIAASVNAATVDLRIMETTDLHSNMMDFDYYKDTATEKFGLVRTASLINAARGEVKNSVLVDNGDLIQGSPLGDYMAAKGLKDGDIHPVYKALNTLDYAVGNLGNHEFNYGLEYLHKALAGAKFPYVNANIIDVKTQKPLFTPYLIKETDVVDKEGNKQTLKIGYIGFVPPQIMTWDKANLSGKVTVNDITETARKYVPEMREKGADVVVVIAHSGLSADPYQSMAENSVYYLSEVPGVDAIMFGHAHAVFPGKDFASIKGADIAKGTLNGVPAVMPGMWGDHLGVVDLVLNNDGGKWLVTQAKAEARPIYDAVAKKSLAAEDSKLVDILKTDHDATREFVSKPIGKSADNMYSYLALVQDDPTIQVVNNAQKAYVEHFIQGDPDLAKLPVLSAAAPFKVGGRKNDPASFSEVEKGQLTFRNAADLYLYPNTLVVVKASGKEVKEWLECSAGQFNQIDVNSSQPQSLINWDGFRTYNFDVIDGVEYQIDVSQPARYDGECQTVNPKAERIKNLTFKGKPIAPNATFLVATNNYRAYGGKFAGTGDSHIAFASPDENRSVLAAWISAESKRAGEIHPAADNNWRLAPIHSDKTLDIRFETSPTEKAAAFIKEKGQYPLKHVANDEIGFAIYQVDLRK
- a CDS encoding helix-turn-helix domain-containing protein; the protein is MSSPTLSQQLRDGNLFAEQCPSRDVLKHVTSRWGVLILVALREGTHRFSDLRRKMGGVSEKMLAQSLQALEQDGFINRVSYPVVPPHVEYSLTPLGMQVSEKVAALADWIELNLPQVLAQRESA
- a CDS encoding SDR family oxidoreductase encodes the protein MIAITGATGQLGQHVIESLLNTVPASQIVAIVRNPAKAAALSQRGISVRQADYNDETTFTAALQDVEKLLLISSSEVGQRASQHRKVINAAKRAGVKFIAYTSLLHADRSPLGLHVEHVETEKMLAESSIPYALLRNGWYTENYLASAPAALEHGVFIGAAGEGRIASATRADYAAAAAQVIGTEGHAGKVYELAGDESWTLGQLAAELSKQSGKNVVYQNLSEADFAAALKGVGLPAGLADMLADSDTGASKGGLFDDSHTLSKLIGRPTTTLANSVKGIL
- a CDS encoding AraC family transcriptional regulator; this translates as MQGVPEQFSDEKDRARFRHLAQIPGVELYHAHISRYAFEPHTHEAFGIGAIEAGAERFRYRGTQYVAPAYSVVTMNPDELHTGEAETADGWRYRMIYLEPDLLEEVTGIRHWWFHDVTRHDPGRSQKICSHIHGLWHTDDPLAQKGMLLDLIDTFRPLARHAPVAQEGGHRFTRVREYLHDNYMHPVTLDELARVAALSPWHFQRQFKAHFHVTPHQMLMAIRLWRAKSFLTLGMPAADVAAATGLTDQSHLTRAFTHRYGITPVRYQKQVYSR
- a CDS encoding DMT family transporter, whose product is MISGVMYALLAGLMWGLIFVGPLIVPDYPAVLQSMGRYLALGLIALPLAWLGRVRLRHLTRKDWLTALALTMMGNLIYYVCLASAIQRTGAPVSTMIIGTLPVVIPIFANLLYSHRDGRLSWRRLAPALVLMGLGLLCVNIAEWNQGLSDFSGWRYGSGIALALVSVGCWAWYALRNARWLRENSDKHPMMWATAQALVTLPVSLLGYLIACLWLHNQTPDFTLPFGPRPAVFIGLMLAIAILCSWVGALCWNVASQRLPTVILGPLIVFETLAGLLYTFILRQELPPALTVSGIVLLVVGVVVAVRAKPEKPNLVPVSLPENTPAPKEL